From a single Streptomyces liliifuscus genomic region:
- the purL gene encoding phosphoribosylformylglycinamidine synthase subunit PurL has translation MDTVEHAAETPDVELPWAELGLKKDEYERVVEILGRRPTGAELAMYSVMWSEHCSYKSSKVHLRQFGEKAPQSDALLVGIGENAGVVDVGQGYAVTFKVESHNHPSYVEPYQGAATGVGGIVRDIIAMGARPVAVVDPLRFGAADHPDTKRVLPGVVAGIGGYGNCLGLPNIGGEVVFDACYQGNPLVNAGAIGVMRHEDIHLAKASGSGNKVILYGARTGGDGIGGASILASETFDDAKPSKRPAVQVGDPFQEKLLIECTLEAFAEKLVVGIQDLGAAGLSCATSELASNGSGGMRVTLDDVPLRDSTLSPEEILMSESQERMCAVVEPEKVARFLEICDKWDVIATVIGEVTDGDRLEIFWHGGKIVDVDPRTVAHDGPVYERPYARPEWQDALQADDANKLARPATSEELKDQVLQLVSSPNQASKSWITSQYDHFVQGNTVLAQPEDSGMIRIDEESGLGVAIATDGNGRYTKLDPYHGAQLALAEAYRNVATTGAKPLAVSDCLNFGSPEDPAVMWQFAEAIRGLADACQQLGTPVTGGNVSLYNQTGEVAIHPTPVVAVLGVIDDVARRTPVAFKEEGQLLYLLGDTREEFGGSAWSQVVHNHLGGLPPQVDLERERLLAEILISASRDGMIDAAHDLSDGGLIQAVVESALQGGKGARLVVPDGLDAFTFLFSESAGRAIVAIPRSEELRFNDMCGARGLPVTRIGVVDGDEVEVQGEFSLSLAELRTAHEGTIPALLA, from the coding sequence TTGGACACGGTCGAGCACGCGGCCGAGACCCCCGACGTCGAGCTGCCCTGGGCCGAACTGGGCCTGAAGAAGGACGAGTACGAGCGGGTCGTCGAGATCCTCGGCCGCCGCCCGACCGGCGCCGAGCTCGCCATGTACTCCGTCATGTGGTCCGAGCACTGCTCGTACAAGTCCTCCAAGGTGCACCTGCGCCAGTTCGGCGAGAAGGCCCCCCAGTCGGACGCCCTCCTCGTCGGCATCGGCGAGAACGCGGGCGTCGTCGACGTCGGCCAGGGCTACGCGGTCACCTTCAAGGTCGAGTCGCACAACCACCCGTCGTACGTCGAGCCCTACCAGGGCGCGGCCACCGGCGTCGGCGGCATCGTGCGCGACATCATCGCGATGGGCGCCCGCCCGGTCGCGGTCGTCGACCCGCTGCGCTTCGGCGCGGCCGACCACCCCGACACCAAGCGCGTACTCCCCGGTGTCGTCGCCGGCATCGGCGGTTACGGCAACTGTCTGGGCCTGCCCAACATCGGCGGCGAGGTCGTCTTCGACGCCTGCTACCAGGGCAACCCGCTGGTCAACGCCGGTGCCATCGGCGTGATGCGGCACGAGGACATCCACCTCGCGAAGGCGTCCGGCTCCGGCAACAAGGTCATCCTGTACGGGGCCCGCACGGGCGGCGACGGCATCGGCGGCGCGTCGATCCTCGCGTCCGAGACCTTCGACGACGCCAAGCCGTCGAAGCGTCCCGCCGTCCAGGTCGGCGACCCCTTCCAGGAGAAGCTCCTCATCGAGTGCACCCTGGAGGCCTTCGCCGAGAAGCTGGTTGTCGGTATCCAGGACCTGGGAGCTGCCGGACTGTCGTGCGCCACCAGCGAGTTGGCGTCCAACGGCTCCGGCGGCATGCGCGTGACGCTGGACGACGTACCCCTGCGCGACTCGACTCTGTCTCCCGAGGAAATCCTCATGAGCGAGTCGCAGGAGCGCATGTGCGCGGTCGTCGAGCCGGAGAAGGTCGCCCGCTTCCTGGAGATCTGCGACAAGTGGGACGTCATCGCGACGGTGATCGGTGAGGTCACCGACGGCGACCGCCTCGAGATCTTCTGGCACGGCGGCAAGATCGTCGACGTCGACCCGCGCACGGTCGCGCACGACGGCCCGGTCTACGAGCGGCCGTACGCCCGCCCGGAGTGGCAGGACGCGCTGCAGGCGGACGACGCCAACAAGCTGGCCAGGCCCGCCACTTCGGAGGAGCTGAAGGACCAGGTCCTCCAGCTGGTCTCCTCTCCGAACCAGGCCTCCAAGTCCTGGATCACCAGCCAGTACGACCACTTCGTGCAGGGCAACACCGTGCTGGCCCAGCCCGAGGACTCGGGCATGATCCGCATCGACGAGGAGTCCGGCCTCGGTGTGGCGATCGCCACGGACGGCAACGGCCGGTACACCAAGCTGGACCCGTACCACGGCGCCCAGTTGGCCCTGGCCGAGGCGTACCGGAACGTGGCGACGACCGGTGCCAAGCCGCTCGCCGTCTCCGACTGCCTCAACTTCGGTTCGCCCGAGGACCCGGCCGTCATGTGGCAGTTCGCGGAGGCCATCCGTGGACTGGCCGACGCCTGCCAGCAGTTGGGCACCCCGGTGACCGGCGGCAACGTCTCGCTCTACAACCAGACGGGCGAGGTGGCCATCCACCCGACGCCGGTCGTGGCCGTGCTGGGTGTCATCGACGATGTCGCCCGCCGCACGCCGGTCGCCTTCAAGGAGGAGGGGCAGCTGCTCTACCTCCTCGGCGACACCCGCGAGGAGTTCGGCGGTTCGGCCTGGTCGCAGGTCGTCCACAACCACCTCGGCGGTCTGCCCCCGCAGGTCGACCTGGAGCGTGAGCGGCTGCTCGCCGAGATCCTGATCTCCGCCTCCCGCGACGGCATGATCGACGCCGCGCACGACCTGTCCGACGGCGGTCTGATCCAGGCCGTGGTCGAGTCGGCGCTGCAGGGCGGCAAGGGCGCGCGTCTGGTCGTACCGGACGGGCTCGACGCGTTCACCTTCCTCTTCTCCGAGTCCGCGGGTCGCGCGATCGTCGCGATCCCGCGCTCCGA
- a CDS encoding N,N-dimethylformamidase beta subunit family domain-containing protein codes for MGSEQIRRWESGALAHAVTDPFGQGPVPWLRGSEHYFDDTGHVVPWYVDQAPPPGAASPGDGSRNRSHHGTTGARVPTPRQTAGGPRTADDVHRQIKGFASTGAAAPGEAIDFHITVDPPQQFSVDIYRIGHYGGDGASKITTSPRLPGIVQPPPLTADRTVSCHHWWLSWRLQIPTYWSIGAYVAVLTTDDGYRSHIPFTVRDNHPADLLLLLPDITWQAYNLYPEDGRTGASLYHAWDEHGRLLGEAEAATTVSFDRPYAGAGLPLHVGHAYDFIRWAERYGYDLAYADARDLHAGRVDPTRYRGLVFPGHDEYWSTTMRRTVEVAREHGTSLVFLSANTMYWQAELGPSPSGVPDRLLTCRKRRGPGKPALWREVDRPEQELLGVQYAGRVPEAHPLVVRNADHWLWEATGAHEGDELEGMVAGEADRYFPRITLPEHQGRILLSHSPYRDTEGAIRHQETSLYRAPSGALVFAAGTFAWSPALDRPGHIDTRVQRATANLLDRICKRD; via the coding sequence ATGGGGTCGGAGCAGATTCGCCGGTGGGAGTCGGGAGCGCTGGCGCATGCCGTCACGGACCCCTTCGGACAGGGCCCCGTCCCCTGGCTGCGCGGCAGTGAGCACTACTTCGACGACACGGGCCACGTCGTCCCGTGGTACGTGGACCAGGCCCCACCCCCCGGCGCGGCATCCCCCGGAGACGGCAGCCGCAACCGCAGCCACCACGGAACCACCGGCGCACGCGTCCCCACCCCCCGCCAGACCGCCGGAGGCCCCCGCACGGCGGACGACGTCCACCGGCAGATCAAGGGCTTCGCCTCCACCGGCGCGGCCGCCCCCGGCGAGGCCATCGACTTCCACATCACGGTCGACCCGCCGCAGCAGTTCAGCGTCGACATCTACCGCATCGGCCACTACGGCGGCGACGGCGCCAGCAAGATCACCACCAGCCCCCGCCTCCCCGGCATCGTCCAGCCGCCCCCGCTCACCGCGGACCGCACGGTCTCCTGCCACCACTGGTGGCTCTCCTGGCGGCTGCAGATCCCGACGTACTGGAGCATCGGCGCGTACGTGGCCGTGCTGACCACCGACGACGGCTACCGCTCGCACATCCCGTTCACGGTCCGCGACAACCACCCCGCCGACCTGCTGCTCCTCCTCCCGGACATCACCTGGCAGGCGTACAACCTCTATCCGGAGGACGGCCGCACGGGCGCGAGCCTCTACCACGCGTGGGACGAGCACGGCCGGCTGCTCGGTGAGGCCGAGGCCGCCACGACGGTGTCGTTCGACCGCCCGTACGCGGGCGCGGGCCTCCCCCTCCACGTCGGCCACGCCTACGACTTCATCCGCTGGGCCGAGCGCTACGGCTACGACCTCGCGTACGCCGACGCCCGCGACCTGCACGCCGGCCGCGTCGACCCCACCCGCTACCGCGGCCTGGTCTTCCCGGGCCACGACGAGTACTGGTCGACGACCATGCGCCGCACCGTTGAGGTCGCCCGCGAGCACGGCACGTCCCTCGTCTTCCTCTCGGCCAACACCATGTACTGGCAGGCGGAGCTGGGCCCGTCCCCGTCCGGCGTCCCCGACCGCCTGCTCACCTGCCGAAAACGTCGCGGCCCGGGCAAACCCGCACTGTGGCGTGAGGTCGACCGCCCCGAGCAGGAACTCCTGGGCGTCCAGTACGCGGGCCGGGTCCCCGAGGCGCACCCCCTGGTCGTCCGCAACGCCGACCACTGGCTGTGGGAGGCGACCGGCGCCCACGAGGGCGACGAACTGGAGGGCATGGTCGCGGGCGAGGCGGACCGCTACTTCCCGCGCATCACGCTCCCCGAGCACCAGGGCCGCATCCTCCTCTCCCACTCCCCGTACCGGGACACCGAGGGAGCCATCCGCCACCAGGAGACGTCCCTCTACCGTGCCCCCTCCGGCGCCCTCGTCTTCGCGGCCGGCACCTTCGCCTGGTCCCCGGCCCTGGACCGCCCGGGCCACATCGACACCCGCGTCCAGCGCGCCACGGCCAACCTCCTGGACCGCATCTGCAAACGCGACTGA
- a CDS encoding ABC transporter permease → MSAETVTNTAQAGPTATAARRMTALARAELTLLGRSKATFFAALFVPLIMPLSLRGAVEDMDLAEAGLSVGSVILPSAVGFSLLFAVYSSLVSVYAARREELVLKRLRTGELRDAEILAGAALPSVLIGLVQCVVLTIACAALLDVGAPEAPHLAVLGLLLGLVMWPAIAAVVASFSRSLEGAQVAAMPLLLVSMMGSGTFIPFELMPDRLATICELLPLSPVITLIRGGWTGDLGAYDALGAIATAVAWLVLSVFAVRRWFRWEPRH, encoded by the coding sequence ATGAGCGCGGAGACTGTGACCAACACCGCACAGGCCGGTCCGACCGCGACCGCCGCACGGCGGATGACGGCCCTCGCACGGGCCGAACTGACACTGCTCGGCCGCAGCAAGGCCACGTTCTTCGCGGCCCTGTTCGTGCCGCTGATCATGCCGCTCAGCCTTCGCGGGGCGGTCGAGGACATGGACCTGGCGGAGGCGGGGCTCTCGGTCGGCTCGGTCATCCTGCCGTCCGCCGTCGGCTTCTCCCTGCTCTTCGCCGTCTACAGCTCACTGGTGAGCGTCTACGCCGCCCGGCGTGAGGAACTGGTGCTCAAGCGGCTGCGCACCGGGGAGCTGCGGGACGCGGAGATCCTGGCGGGCGCCGCGCTGCCGTCGGTCCTGATCGGCCTCGTGCAGTGCGTGGTCCTTACGATCGCGTGCGCGGCACTCCTCGATGTGGGAGCGCCCGAAGCCCCGCACCTCGCCGTCCTGGGCCTGCTGTTGGGACTCGTCATGTGGCCCGCCATCGCGGCGGTCGTCGCGAGCTTCAGCAGGAGCCTGGAGGGCGCCCAGGTCGCGGCGATGCCGTTGCTGCTCGTGTCCATGATGGGTTCCGGCACCTTCATTCCGTTCGAGCTCATGCCCGACCGGCTCGCCACCATCTGCGAACTGCTGCCGCTGTCCCCGGTGATCACTCTCATCCGCGGCGGCTGGACCGGAGACCTCGGCGCGTACGACGCCCTGGGCGCCATCGCCACAGCGGTGGCCTGGCTCGTGCTCTCGGTGTTTGCTGTACGGCGGTGGTTCCGCTGGGAACCGCGACACTGA
- the purS gene encoding phosphoribosylformylglycinamidine synthase subunit PurS: MARVVVDVMLKPEILDPQGQAVQRALPRLGFEGIADVRQGKRFELEVDGPVDEAALARIHELAESFLANTVIEDFTVKVEEVAEAGK; this comes from the coding sequence GTGGCACGCGTCGTAGTCGACGTCATGCTCAAGCCGGAGATCCTCGACCCCCAGGGCCAGGCGGTGCAGCGTGCACTGCCGCGCCTCGGTTTCGAAGGCATCGCCGACGTTCGTCAGGGAAAGCGATTCGAACTGGAAGTGGACGGACCGGTGGACGAAGCCGCCCTCGCCCGCATCCATGAACTTGCGGAATCCTTCCTCGCCAACACCGTGATCGAGGACTTCACCGTCAAGGTCGAGGAAGTCGCGGAGGCAGGAAAGTGA
- a CDS encoding ABC transporter ATP-binding protein, whose protein sequence is MNTNEHVIEVTDLRRVYGGEFEAVRGVSFSVGRGELFALLGTNGAGKTSTVELLEGLAPPSGGQVRVLGHDPYTERGKVRPHIGVMLQEGGFSSELTVAETVRMWAGCTSGARPEREALALVGLSRRAAVRVKQLSGGEKRRLDLACAILGRPEVLFLDEPTTGLDAEGRQETWELVRELRETGTTVVLTTHYLEEAEGLADRLAILHAGRIAVTGTPAEVTASQPSRISFELPAGYFPGDLPPLASLGITGHEMEGRTIRLRTLELQRAATELLVWAQRAGVELRGLDVRSGSLEEAFLRIAREASQTSEMTAEKERVA, encoded by the coding sequence ATGAACACGAACGAGCACGTGATTGAGGTCACGGATCTACGACGTGTGTACGGGGGAGAGTTCGAGGCGGTCCGGGGGGTGTCCTTCTCCGTCGGCCGCGGGGAGCTGTTCGCGCTCCTCGGGACCAACGGCGCGGGCAAGACCTCCACCGTCGAACTCCTCGAAGGGCTCGCACCGCCGTCCGGCGGCCAGGTGCGCGTCCTCGGCCACGACCCGTACACCGAACGCGGCAAGGTGCGCCCGCACATCGGCGTCATGCTCCAGGAAGGCGGCTTCTCGTCCGAGCTGACCGTCGCGGAGACCGTACGGATGTGGGCGGGCTGCACGAGCGGGGCCCGGCCCGAGCGCGAGGCGCTGGCGCTGGTCGGCCTGTCGCGCCGGGCCGCCGTGCGCGTGAAGCAGCTGTCCGGGGGCGAGAAGCGGCGGCTCGACCTGGCGTGCGCGATCCTCGGGCGGCCCGAGGTGCTCTTCCTGGACGAGCCGACGACCGGCCTCGACGCCGAAGGGCGCCAGGAGACCTGGGAGTTGGTGCGCGAGCTGCGCGAGACGGGCACCACCGTGGTGCTGACCACGCACTACCTGGAGGAGGCGGAAGGGCTCGCCGACCGGCTCGCGATCCTGCACGCCGGGCGTATCGCCGTCACCGGCACTCCGGCCGAGGTGACCGCCTCCCAGCCGTCCCGGATCTCCTTCGAGCTGCCCGCCGGCTACTTCCCCGGCGATCTGCCGCCGCTCGCCTCGCTCGGGATCACCGGCCACGAGATGGAGGGCCGGACGATCCGGCTGCGGACGCTCGAACTGCAGCGGGCCGCCACCGAGCTCCTCGTGTGGGCCCAGCGGGCAGGGGTCGAGCTGCGGGGGCTCGATGTCCGGTCGGGGTCGCTGGAGGAGGCGTTCCTGCGGATAGCCCGTGAGGCGTCGCAGACGTCGGAGATGACGGCGGAGAAGGAGCGTGTGGCATGA
- the purQ gene encoding phosphoribosylformylglycinamidine synthase subunit PurQ, giving the protein MTARIGVVTFPGSLDDRDTQRAIRLAGAEPVALWHKDKDLKQVDAVVLPGGFSYGDYLRAGAISRFSPVMETVIEQAKSGMPVLGICNGFQILTEAHLLPGGMLGNDHLHFICRDQKLRVENAETSWTADYESGQEIHIPLKNMDGRYVADERTLDMLEAEGRVAFRYVDFNPNGSLRDIAGITNEAGNVVGLMPHPEHAVEPLIGSGRTDGLPFFTSILKKLVNA; this is encoded by the coding sequence GTGACCGCTCGTATTGGCGTCGTCACTTTCCCGGGAAGCCTCGACGACCGGGACACGCAGCGCGCGATCAGGCTCGCCGGTGCCGAACCCGTCGCTCTCTGGCACAAGGACAAGGACCTCAAGCAGGTCGACGCCGTGGTGCTGCCCGGCGGTTTCTCGTACGGCGACTATCTGCGCGCGGGAGCGATCTCGCGCTTCTCGCCGGTGATGGAGACCGTGATTGAGCAGGCGAAGTCGGGAATGCCGGTGCTCGGCATCTGCAACGGCTTCCAGATCCTCACCGAGGCCCATCTCCTCCCGGGCGGGATGCTCGGCAACGACCACCTGCACTTCATCTGCCGTGACCAGAAGTTGCGGGTGGAGAACGCGGAGACGTCCTGGACCGCCGACTACGAGTCCGGCCAGGAGATCCACATCCCGCTGAAGAACATGGACGGGCGGTACGTCGCCGACGAGCGCACCCTCGACATGCTGGAGGCGGAGGGCCGAGTCGCCTTCCGCTACGTGGACTTCAACCCGAACGGCTCGCTGCGGGACATCGCCGGCATCACGAACGAGGCCGGCAACGTCGTAGGTCTCATGCCGCACCCCGAGCACGCCGTCGAGCCCCTCATCGGGTCCGGCCGCACAGACGGCCTCCCCTTCTTCACCTCGATCCTCAAGAAGCTGGTCAACGCATGA
- a CDS encoding phosphoribosylaminoimidazolesuccinocarboxamide synthase codes for MSGFVEKPEPVEVPGLVHLHTGKVRDLYQNEAGDLVMVASDRISAFDWVLPTEIPDKGSVLTQLSLWWFDQIADLMPNHVLGTELPPGAPAEWAGRTLVCKSLRMAPVECVARGYLTGSGLVEYDRTRTVCGLALPEGLSDGSELPAPIFTPATKAAVGEHDENVSYEEVARQVGADTAARLRQATLAVYGRGRDIARERGIILADTKFEFGFDGETLVVADEVLTPDSSRFWPADQWEPGRAQPSYDKQFVRDWLTSAESGWDRKSERPPPALPQQVVDATRAKYVEAYERLTGTTWS; via the coding sequence GTGTCCGGATTCGTAGAAAAGCCCGAGCCCGTCGAGGTGCCGGGTCTGGTGCATCTGCACACCGGCAAGGTGCGCGACCTGTACCAGAACGAGGCGGGCGACCTCGTGATGGTCGCCAGCGACCGCATCTCCGCGTTCGACTGGGTGCTGCCCACGGAGATCCCCGACAAGGGCAGCGTCCTGACGCAGCTCTCGCTCTGGTGGTTCGACCAGATCGCTGACCTGATGCCGAACCACGTCCTCGGCACCGAACTCCCGCCCGGCGCCCCCGCCGAGTGGGCCGGCCGCACGCTGGTCTGCAAGTCACTGCGGATGGCCCCGGTCGAGTGCGTGGCCCGCGGTTACCTCACCGGCTCGGGTCTCGTCGAGTACGACCGGACCCGTACCGTCTGCGGTCTCGCCCTCCCCGAGGGCCTGAGCGACGGCTCGGAGCTGCCCGCCCCGATCTTCACCCCGGCCACCAAGGCCGCCGTCGGCGAGCACGACGAGAACGTCTCGTACGAGGAGGTCGCCCGCCAGGTCGGCGCGGACACCGCGGCCCGGCTGCGCCAGGCGACGCTCGCCGTCTACGGCCGCGGCCGTGACATCGCGCGCGAGCGCGGGATCATCCTCGCGGACACGAAGTTCGAGTTCGGCTTCGACGGCGAGACGCTCGTCGTCGCCGACGAGGTGCTCACCCCGGACTCCTCCCGCTTCTGGCCCGCCGACCAGTGGGAGCCGGGCCGCGCGCAGCCCTCGTACGACAAGCAGTTCGTCCGCGACTGGCTGACCTCCGCCGAGTCCGGCTGGGACCGCAAGAGCGAGCGCCCGCCGCCCGCCCTGCCCCAGCAGGTCGTGGACGCCACCCGCGCCAAGTACGTGGAGGCGTACGAGCGCCTCACGGGCACCACCTGGAGCTGA
- a CDS encoding sensor histidine kinase, whose protein sequence is MRGPGAWWRAQSTPAKVETYTRWSFHSFALIEVSTVGLPAFAQVGAPLALVMLPPLTVHALLVSVTSSRALDWTCGRREQPVRLIAALGVLTALLGIAALAVSEHGPSGDDVDTTAGTFFVVVVPFGVGMMALGMRRRRVLALLSGFAAGTWVAAFLIGRPAATAAATALAVLLIGGVLCLTSTFSVWLLNAVLELDTARETRTRLAVAEERLRFGRDLHDVMGRNLAVIALKSELAVQLARRERPEAVEQMIEVQRIARESQREVREVVRGYREVDLGVELLGAQGVLTAAGVECTVTGSASELPSAVQSALGWVVREATTNVLRHGDAGHCRVSLGVEGTRVVLTVENDGVERDRVPSTPTSKGSGLAGLRERLSAVDGTLEAGPVDGDRFRVVAEVPLPATATSSSSASPPPSSSPSPAPRPVNEEVAP, encoded by the coding sequence ATGCGCGGGCCAGGGGCCTGGTGGCGGGCTCAGAGCACGCCGGCGAAGGTCGAGACGTACACCCGTTGGTCCTTCCACAGCTTCGCGCTGATCGAGGTGAGCACGGTCGGACTGCCGGCCTTCGCGCAGGTGGGGGCGCCACTCGCCCTCGTGATGCTCCCGCCGCTGACCGTGCACGCCCTGCTGGTGTCGGTGACCTCGTCACGGGCGCTCGACTGGACGTGCGGCCGGCGTGAGCAGCCCGTACGGCTGATCGCGGCGCTCGGTGTCCTCACCGCGCTGCTCGGCATCGCCGCGCTCGCCGTCTCCGAGCACGGCCCGTCCGGCGACGACGTCGACACCACGGCGGGCACGTTCTTCGTCGTGGTGGTGCCCTTCGGGGTCGGCATGATGGCGCTCGGGATGCGTCGACGGCGCGTGCTGGCGCTGCTGAGCGGATTCGCCGCGGGTACCTGGGTCGCGGCGTTCCTGATCGGACGGCCGGCGGCCACCGCGGCCGCCACCGCGCTCGCGGTGCTGCTCATCGGCGGGGTCCTCTGCCTCACCTCCACCTTCTCGGTGTGGCTGCTGAACGCCGTGCTCGAACTCGACACCGCCCGCGAGACCCGCACCCGTCTCGCCGTCGCCGAGGAGCGGCTGCGCTTCGGGCGGGACCTGCACGACGTGATGGGCCGCAACCTCGCGGTGATCGCCCTGAAGAGCGAGCTGGCGGTCCAGCTCGCCCGGCGCGAACGGCCCGAGGCCGTGGAGCAGATGATCGAGGTGCAGCGGATCGCCCGCGAGTCCCAGAGGGAGGTCCGCGAGGTCGTACGCGGCTACCGCGAGGTCGACCTCGGCGTCGAACTCCTGGGCGCGCAGGGCGTGCTGACCGCGGCCGGAGTCGAGTGCACGGTGACCGGATCCGCTTCGGAGCTGCCCTCAGCGGTCCAGTCGGCGCTCGGCTGGGTCGTACGGGAGGCGACCACGAACGTGCTGCGGCACGGGGACGCGGGGCACTGCCGGGTGTCATTGGGGGTGGAGGGGACCCGTGTGGTCCTGACCGTGGAGAACGACGGGGTGGAGAGGGACAGGGTGCCGAGTACGCCCACCAGCAAGGGGTCCGGCCTCGCCGGGCTGCGGGAGCGGTTGTCGGCGGTGGACGGGACGCTGGAGGCGGGGCCGGTCGACGGTGACCGGTTCCGGGTGGTGGCCGAGGTTCCGCTGCCGGCGACGGCCACCTCCTCATCGTCCGCGTCGCCGCCGCCGTCCTCTTCCCCGTCTCCCGCCCCGCGCCCCGTGAACGAAGAGGTCGCCCCATGA
- a CDS encoding histone-like nucleoid-structuring protein Lsr2, whose amino-acid sequence MAQRVVVTLFDDIDGSEAAETIAFGLDGKSYEIDLNQANAKKLRKALEPYLEAGRKRSRSGKAYRQTAVAPDPAAVRAWAQSHKMEVPARGRIPKRVYEAFTAAQ is encoded by the coding sequence GTGGCGCAGCGTGTCGTAGTCACTCTCTTCGACGACATCGACGGCTCGGAAGCGGCGGAAACGATCGCCTTCGGTCTGGACGGCAAGTCGTACGAGATCGACCTGAATCAAGCCAATGCCAAGAAACTGCGTAAGGCGTTGGAGCCGTACCTGGAGGCCGGGCGCAAGCGGTCCCGGTCCGGCAAGGCGTACCGGCAGACGGCCGTTGCGCCCGATCCTGCCGCCGTTCGGGCGTGGGCCCAGTCGCACAAGATGGAGGTGCCGGCTCGGGGGCGGATCCCCAAGCGGGTCTATGAGGCGTTCACCGCTGCGCAGTGA
- a CDS encoding response regulator transcription factor: MTPVRPIRLLLADDEHLIRGALAALLGLEEDLLVVAEAASGPEALAMARAHEPDVAVLDLQMPGADGVRVATSLRVELPACRVLIVTSHGRPGHLKRALAAGVRGFVPKTVSAQRLAEIIRTVHAGNRYVDPELAADAISSGDSPLTAREAEVLELAGDGAPVAEIAERAALSQGTVRNYLSSAVSKLGVENRHSAVRLARERGWV; this comes from the coding sequence ATGACGCCCGTACGTCCCATCCGGCTGTTGCTCGCCGACGACGAGCACCTCATCCGGGGGGCGCTCGCCGCGCTGCTCGGGCTCGAGGAGGACCTGCTGGTGGTGGCGGAGGCGGCCAGTGGGCCCGAGGCGTTGGCGATGGCCAGGGCCCACGAACCCGATGTGGCGGTACTGGATCTCCAGATGCCCGGGGCGGACGGTGTGAGGGTGGCCACATCGCTGCGGGTCGAACTGCCCGCGTGCCGGGTGCTGATCGTGACCAGTCACGGGCGGCCGGGGCATCTGAAGCGGGCGCTTGCGGCGGGTGTGCGCGGGTTCGTCCCGAAGACCGTCAGCGCCCAGCGGCTCGCGGAGATCATCCGTACAGTCCATGCCGGAAACCGCTACGTCGACCCGGAGTTGGCCGCCGACGCGATCTCCTCCGGGGACTCGCCGCTGACCGCGCGCGAGGCGGAGGTGCTGGAACTGGCCGGCGACGGGGCGCCCGTCGCGGAGATCGCGGAGCGGGCCGCGCTGTCGCAGGGGACCGTACGGAACTATCTGTCGTCGGCCGTCTCCAAGCTGGGGGTGGAGAACCGGCACTCGGCGGTGCGTCTCGCGCGGGAGCGAGGTTGGGTATAG